A region from the Beduinella massiliensis genome encodes:
- a CDS encoding histidinol-phosphatase HisJ family protein — protein sequence MSWADYHVHSEHSPDSTAELELICDAALAKDVREFCVTDHIDPGHPICDQPPVFDAWLADIARCREEYPGLVIRTGLEIGDNAALREDILRMIDPLPLDFRLLSLHLVDGLDPYDSAFFEGRTQEEAYRRYVEVKLESVLHFRDYDAVAHLGYCGKFAPYPPAVRALRWRHAPDHIDMLLRFLAQNGKALEINTSGLKQTDSPIPGWDILRRFAELGGEFVTLGSDAHAPEYLAYRFDDARRIAVSAGLKWGVTFKNRKPTPYKLEE from the coding sequence ATGTCTTGGGCAGACTACCATGTACACAGCGAGCACTCGCCGGACAGCACGGCGGAGCTCGAACTCATCTGCGACGCGGCACTCGCGAAGGATGTACGCGAGTTTTGCGTGACCGACCATATCGATCCCGGCCACCCCATCTGCGATCAGCCGCCCGTCTTCGACGCCTGGCTTGCGGACATTGCGCGCTGCCGGGAAGAATACCCCGGCCTCGTCATCCGCACGGGCCTGGAGATCGGCGACAACGCCGCCCTGCGCGAGGACATTCTTCGCATGATCGATCCCCTGCCGCTCGACTTCCGGCTCCTCTCCCTCCACCTCGTGGACGGGCTGGATCCCTACGACAGCGCCTTCTTCGAGGGACGCACGCAGGAGGAGGCCTATCGCCGCTATGTGGAGGTAAAGCTGGAGAGCGTGCTGCACTTTCGCGATTACGACGCGGTCGCGCACCTGGGCTACTGCGGCAAGTTCGCACCCTATCCGCCTGCCGTCCGCGCCCTGCGCTGGCGGCATGCGCCGGATCACATCGACATGCTGCTGCGCTTCCTGGCGCAAAACGGCAAGGCGCTGGAGATCAACACCTCCGGGCTCAAGCAGACCGACTCCCCCATCCCAGGCTGGGACATCCTGCGCCGCTTCGCAGAACTGGGCGGGGAGTTCGTGACGCTCGGTTCGGACGCGCACGCGCCGGAATATTTGGCCTATCGCTTCGACGACGCCCGCCGTATTGCCGTCTCCGCCGGGCTGAAGTGGGGCGTCACCTTCAAAAACCGCAAACCGACCCCCTATAAACTGGAGGAGTGA
- a CDS encoding MBL fold metallo-hydrolase, with translation MEDRPFLRVLGSADWLQSPGNDGSCYSLSDRILIDTGSAAGLTLIDEGIDPVQLDTICFTHMHADHCIGLLQLLLYWRIKRCSLEELTIAGPAPSVRMQFQRAFEYVFHDAHDVTQELRGMPRILELHDGDSFSTPQYDVQVIDSDHACPGLCYRFTHKGTEHSACFSGDTRYREAFGSFFSDAELLVYEASFGAGPIAPESNAVCKHSSAQEAARVAREAGAKRLLLTHTYEPKREAALAAARAQLSIPVDWAMPRTVFPF, from the coding sequence ATGGAAGACAGACCTTTTCTCCGCGTTCTGGGCTCCGCCGACTGGCTACAGTCGCCCGGCAACGACGGTTCCTGCTACTCCCTCAGCGACCGTATCTTGATCGACACGGGCAGCGCCGCCGGCCTGACCCTGATCGACGAAGGAATCGATCCGGTGCAGCTCGACACCATCTGCTTTACCCACATGCACGCGGATCACTGCATCGGTCTGCTCCAGCTCCTGCTGTACTGGCGCATCAAGCGCTGTTCTTTGGAGGAGCTGACGATCGCCGGGCCCGCGCCCAGCGTGCGCATGCAATTCCAGCGGGCCTTTGAATACGTGTTCCACGACGCGCACGATGTGACGCAGGAGCTGCGGGGCATGCCGCGCATTTTAGAGCTCCACGACGGCGATTCGTTCAGCACGCCGCAGTACGACGTACAGGTCATCGATTCCGATCATGCCTGCCCCGGCCTGTGTTATCGTTTCACCCACAAAGGCACGGAACACTCGGCCTGCTTTTCCGGCGACACGCGCTATCGCGAGGCGTTCGGCTCTTTCTTCTCGGACGCCGAACTGCTCGTGTACGAAGCCTCCTTTGGCGCGGGACCCATTGCGCCGGAATCAAATGCGGTCTGTAAGCATTCCAGCGCACAGGAAGCGGCGCGCGTGGCGCGCGAAGCCGGTGCGAAACGCCTTTTATTGACGCATACGTATGAGCCCAAGCGCGAAGCGGCCCTGGCAGCCGCGCGCGCGCAGCTCTCCATCCCCGTAGACTGGGCGATGCCGCGGACGGTATTTCCGTTTTAG
- a CDS encoding helix-turn-helix domain-containing protein, with protein MRKKVTVRFQMFATLMALFLIPTFLFCLLGYHWARINIVKNAKSTYQAAMQNTAERLERDIENRKNIVTLFNKTLLLRKLTYMQGETVDYSRVNVDDLHEYKTQLVFHCAGSPIFDEIAVCFPKKNLVISSLGLWNLDWFLQDEFHVQDVTSAQWKELFRAGGTLYGKKVLNFGYAKQGVVWVQPGENGTQGEPLMTVIFFAGADTLKGYLEDLALFPGTSAALLAPDGTLIQALEGNLRRDELLSACLECSEDGKVFPLAGAPYELLRLRSAPSGFTLCALLPRDALYGEVHGLMFAMGLILLAMTAIGLALSWELAAINYRPMERLLATLGARFTRGAPTRQDMEGVEKKLLDILREQENLQSRMAESRDMLQYAALSHLLEGDTSFGSLSKGMALELLDLPMPYDRFAVAVLVNVSDPAKVPDRLSALQEGRAIKFYPLRQRDQFVVVLNWQGESLDGFVYHALGSLCACACFSRVCEGADMLAEAMREAREAMLLRPLESSICFYQENRQPGTLYYPPELEKALLSALREGNAEKTLSLLDELLQMNRRADTRGKLLVAVEWTAIKTDDGKGYLSRRLKGLPPQAAIEARVAGTRELLKQAAAYHRERIEQTKSAFAEEMLSLIDEHITDEQLSLSVLAGRLGVTPTYLSRYFKEQFHMGYLDYVNKKRILLAKRMLNETHLSIREVAVASGFGNDATFRRVFKKYEGMAPSHAQQSEIGEKP; from the coding sequence ATGAGGAAAAAGGTGACGGTACGATTCCAGATGTTCGCGACCTTGATGGCACTCTTTTTGATACCCACCTTTCTGTTTTGCCTGTTGGGCTATCACTGGGCGCGCATAAATATTGTCAAAAATGCGAAATCGACCTATCAGGCGGCCATGCAGAACACCGCTGAACGGCTGGAACGGGACATTGAGAACCGGAAGAACATCGTAACCCTCTTTAACAAGACGCTGCTGCTGCGAAAGCTGACGTACATGCAGGGTGAGACGGTGGACTACAGCCGGGTAAACGTGGATGACCTGCACGAATACAAGACCCAGCTCGTCTTTCACTGCGCGGGCAGTCCGATCTTTGATGAAATCGCCGTCTGCTTCCCGAAAAAGAACCTGGTCATCTCTTCCTTAGGACTCTGGAATCTCGATTGGTTCCTTCAGGACGAGTTTCACGTACAGGACGTCACCTCTGCGCAGTGGAAGGAGCTCTTTCGCGCGGGCGGCACGCTGTATGGAAAAAAGGTCCTTAACTTTGGCTACGCGAAGCAAGGCGTCGTCTGGGTGCAGCCGGGTGAAAACGGAACGCAGGGCGAACCGCTGATGACGGTGATCTTCTTTGCCGGTGCCGACACGCTGAAAGGGTATTTGGAGGATTTGGCGCTCTTTCCCGGCACTTCGGCGGCTCTCCTCGCGCCGGATGGGACACTTATTCAGGCACTCGAAGGCAACCTGCGGCGGGATGAGCTGCTCTCCGCCTGCCTGGAATGTTCTGAGGACGGCAAGGTCTTCCCGCTTGCGGGTGCGCCGTACGAACTGCTCCGGCTTCGCAGCGCTCCCTCCGGGTTCACGCTGTGCGCCCTGCTGCCGCGCGACGCGCTTTACGGCGAAGTACACGGCCTGATGTTTGCCATGGGTCTGATCCTGCTTGCGATGACCGCTATCGGACTGGCACTCTCCTGGGAACTCGCTGCGATCAACTACCGTCCCATGGAGCGTCTGCTCGCCACGCTTGGCGCGCGCTTTACCCGCGGCGCACCCACCCGCCAGGACATGGAAGGCGTGGAAAAGAAACTGCTGGACATCCTGCGCGAGCAGGAGAACCTGCAAAGCAGAATGGCGGAAAGCCGGGACATGCTGCAATACGCAGCGCTTTCGCACCTTCTGGAGGGGGACACGTCGTTTGGCTCTCTGTCTAAGGGGATGGCGCTGGAGCTGCTGGACCTGCCCATGCCTTACGACCGGTTTGCCGTCGCCGTATTGGTGAACGTCTCCGATCCCGCCAAGGTGCCCGACCGCCTTTCCGCGCTGCAGGAAGGGCGCGCGATCAAGTTTTACCCGCTCAGGCAGCGGGATCAATTCGTCGTGGTTCTGAATTGGCAGGGGGAATCGCTGGACGGGTTCGTCTACCATGCACTTGGATCCCTGTGCGCCTGCGCGTGCTTTTCCCGGGTTTGCGAGGGCGCGGACATGCTCGCGGAGGCGATGCGGGAAGCGCGGGAAGCTATGCTTCTGCGTCCGCTGGAGTCCTCTATCTGCTTCTATCAGGAAAACCGGCAGCCCGGGACGCTGTACTATCCGCCGGAGCTCGAAAAGGCGCTGCTCTCCGCGCTCCGTGAAGGAAATGCGGAAAAGACGCTCTCGCTGCTTGACGAGCTGCTCCAGATGAACCGTCGTGCCGACACGCGGGGCAAACTGCTCGTCGCCGTGGAATGGACAGCGATCAAGACGGACGACGGCAAGGGCTATCTTTCTCGCAGGCTCAAGGGACTTCCGCCTCAGGCTGCCATCGAGGCCCGCGTGGCCGGGACGCGCGAACTCCTAAAGCAGGCGGCCGCGTACCATCGGGAGCGCATCGAGCAGACGAAGAGCGCTTTCGCGGAGGAGATGCTTTCCCTGATCGACGAGCACATCACGGACGAACAGCTCAGCCTCAGCGTCCTCGCGGGCCGTCTTGGCGTCACGCCTACCTACCTGAGTCGTTACTTTAAGGAACAGTTCCACATGGGATATCTCGATTACGTCAACAAGAAGCGCATCCTGCTGGCTAAACGGATGTTAAACGAGACGCACCTGAGCATCAGGGAGGTCGCCGTCGCCTCCGGCTTCGGCAACGACGCGACGTTCCGCCGGGTATTTAAAAAGTACGAGGGCATGGCGCCGAGCCATGCGCAGCAGTCGGAAATCGGGGAAAAACCATAA
- a CDS encoding ABC transporter permease subunit, with translation MVTTKPIRKTSLRHKCRQSKYLLLLALPGIVYYFLFHYAPMYGVIIAFKNYKGGASMMQAPWVGLKWFEEFFGSIYFGRLLRNTLLISLYNLVFGFPLPILFALVLHETQNRMFKRVVQTVSYLPHFISVVVVVGMLQTMLSTTDGVVNNLIRASGGNVINFFGSNQWFRPLYVGSGIWQSFGWNSIIYLAALTNADPTLYEAARIDGANRWQQTLHVSLPCILPTMVILLIMQLGRTMSVGYEKIILMYQPATYEVADVISTYVYRRGIVNGQFSFATAVGLFNSLINMVLLVSVNAVSRRLGDVSLW, from the coding sequence ATGGTTACGACAAAACCGATTCGCAAAACGAGCCTACGGCACAAGTGCAGGCAGAGCAAATACCTGCTGCTACTCGCGCTTCCCGGCATCGTCTACTACTTCCTGTTTCATTACGCCCCCATGTACGGGGTCATCATCGCCTTTAAGAACTACAAGGGTGGCGCCAGCATGATGCAGGCGCCTTGGGTCGGCCTGAAGTGGTTCGAGGAATTTTTCGGTTCCATTTACTTTGGACGGCTGCTGCGCAATACGCTGCTCATCAGCCTGTATAACCTCGTCTTCGGCTTCCCGCTGCCCATTTTGTTTGCGCTCGTCCTCCACGAGACACAAAACCGGATGTTCAAACGCGTCGTGCAGACGGTTTCGTACCTGCCGCACTTCATCTCGGTCGTCGTGGTCGTGGGCATGCTGCAAACCATGCTCTCCACGACCGACGGCGTCGTCAACAACCTGATCCGTGCAAGCGGGGGCAACGTCATCAACTTCTTCGGATCCAATCAATGGTTCCGTCCGCTGTACGTCGGATCGGGCATCTGGCAAAGCTTTGGATGGAATTCCATCATCTACCTTGCCGCCCTCACGAACGCGGATCCGACGCTGTACGAGGCGGCGCGCATCGACGGCGCGAACCGCTGGCAGCAGACGCTTCACGTCTCCCTCCCCTGCATCCTGCCTACGATGGTCATCCTGCTCATCATGCAGCTCGGCCGTACGATGTCCGTCGGCTACGAGAAGATCATCCTGATGTACCAGCCCGCCACATACGAGGTAGCCGACGTCATCTCCACCTACGTCTACAGACGGGGCATTGTAAACGGCCAGTTCAGCTTCGCGACGGCGGTAGGCCTTTTCAATTCGCTCATCAATATGGTGCTGCTGGTGTCGGTCAATGCCGTCAGCCGCCGCTTGGGCGACGTCAGCTTATGGTAA
- a CDS encoding alpha/beta fold hydrolase — MKRMLSVLLLSMLLGISLASAQAEMAQEARVTELMEIEAYDGYALQGKLDLPASGSADKLVLFVNGSGPNTYDNHRLMGEIEFNYYDVFAEQLTQRGIAFFRMSTRGVTPGETPPLYAEIDEEAYKTYIPSNTVRDVESAVTALKADARLKDARVYLLGWSEGTAIAPLVAQREQVPVDGLLLAGYMNERMEDVLNWQQTGGSSMVFYRQYFDYDGDGAVSKEEFEEDRYGVSAVLGGAAFSDVDADQDGKLTAADFSILLKPSREALFDAIERGDDEWLAQNYSVHLTGAWFADHRKLSPNSEVLPTLDLPIHIFHGDCDANVDVQGVLDVQETFQSLGKENLTVHIYPGADHDLNYAQYVVSGELPQGFQDIFAVCETL, encoded by the coding sequence ATGAAAAGAATGTTATCCGTGCTTCTGCTGTCGATGCTGCTGGGAATATCGCTCGCGTCGGCGCAGGCGGAGATGGCGCAGGAGGCGCGCGTGACCGAGCTGATGGAGATTGAGGCCTACGACGGCTATGCGCTGCAGGGAAAGCTCGACCTTCCCGCATCGGGTTCGGCAGACAAGCTCGTTTTGTTCGTAAACGGCTCCGGCCCGAACACCTACGACAACCATCGTCTGATGGGCGAGATCGAGTTTAACTACTACGACGTGTTTGCCGAGCAGCTGACGCAGCGGGGCATCGCTTTTTTTCGGATGAGCACGCGCGGCGTGACGCCGGGCGAGACGCCTCCGCTTTACGCGGAGATCGATGAGGAGGCCTATAAGACGTACATCCCCTCCAATACGGTGCGGGATGTCGAATCGGCGGTCACCGCGCTCAAGGCGGACGCGCGCCTGAAGGACGCCAGGGTTTATTTGCTCGGTTGGAGCGAGGGCACAGCCATCGCGCCTCTGGTCGCCCAGCGGGAACAGGTGCCCGTAGACGGGCTGCTGCTGGCGGGCTACATGAACGAGCGCATGGAGGACGTGCTGAACTGGCAGCAGACGGGCGGCTCCAGCATGGTCTTTTACCGTCAGTATTTTGATTACGACGGCGATGGGGCCGTATCGAAGGAGGAGTTTGAAGAAGACCGATATGGTGTGTCGGCAGTCCTGGGCGGCGCCGCTTTCAGCGACGTGGACGCAGATCAGGACGGAAAGCTGACTGCAGCGGATTTTTCGATCCTGCTGAAGCCCAGCCGTGAGGCGCTCTTCGACGCCATCGAGCGGGGGGACGACGAGTGGCTGGCGCAGAATTATTCCGTGCACCTGACCGGGGCGTGGTTCGCCGACCATCGCAAGCTTTCGCCGAACAGCGAGGTGCTGCCGACGCTCGACCTTCCGATTCACATCTTCCACGGCGATTGTGACGCGAACGTGGACGTGCAGGGCGTGCTGGACGTGCAGGAGACGTTCCAATCGCTTGGCAAGGAAAACCTGACGGTTCACATCTATCCGGGCGCGGATCACGACCTGAACTACGCGCAGTACGTGGTGTCGGGCGAATTGCCGCAGGGCTTTCAGGACATCTTCGCGGTATGCGAAACGCTGTGA
- a CDS encoding helix-turn-helix domain-containing protein — MKNCVEQIRKEKGVRQEELAAALEVSRQTISSLENGRYNPSILLAFRIARYFDKPIEEIFLYEEEGTC; from the coding sequence ATGAAGAACTGCGTAGAGCAAATCAGGAAAGAAAAGGGGGTCCGTCAGGAGGAGCTGGCGGCTGCGCTGGAGGTGTCGCGCCAGACGATCAGTTCGCTGGAGAACGGCCGATACAACCCGTCGATTCTGCTGGCATTCCGCATCGCGCGCTACTTCGACAAGCCGATCGAGGAAATATTTCTGTATGAGGAGGAAGGAACATGTTGA
- a CDS encoding extracellular solute-binding protein, translated as MKKELCLFLALLLFLPSLSLAANEPIELPIGDYDTDKLTVAVYDNYYAAASYADPLPVLEWVEKRTGIQIDWDVTVPSQYDEIMRVRLAAGQDLPDIVQVPGGLKEVYKYAQQGILLPLDDLIREYAPNLAKLIWEDMPELGRIYTAPDGHIYHIAQNYDGGNKVEVKGLLLRTDWLDTLGLEQPVTADDWYHVLKAFKEGDPNGNGLADEIPMTAFSTGNGLEEYGYLATAFNLAAPVTKYIDVDGVAVNQYEQPGFKDFLSFLNKLYSEGLLDPQYSTGDEAKLDAMCAKDIVGASAHYATKTDLWAGTAAKAGNPNSAKAEYHLMLSPANPDGSIRIISRALTGFCYGITRDCKDPIKAIKWLDYIYGSDEGRDTLLYGLEGLTYTLDADGNKVWMDNIANNPDGLSIATALRSVGAFPAQFTNRTVEFYKMIVSKSAAEEGEILQKYMIQPFPQVMGLEDELDRIASLNADIETYENEMIQKFVMGQVPLTEFDTFIQTVKAMGGDELTQIYQDQLDRYYQK; from the coding sequence ATGAAAAAGGAATTGTGTCTGTTCCTCGCGCTGCTGCTCTTCCTGCCTTCCTTATCGCTCGCGGCCAACGAACCCATCGAGCTGCCGATCGGCGACTACGATACGGATAAGCTGACGGTGGCGGTTTACGACAACTACTACGCGGCCGCCAGCTATGCGGATCCCCTGCCCGTGCTGGAGTGGGTGGAAAAACGTACGGGCATCCAGATCGACTGGGATGTGACGGTGCCCAGCCAATACGACGAGATCATGCGCGTGCGCCTGGCGGCCGGGCAGGACCTGCCGGACATCGTGCAGGTGCCGGGCGGGCTAAAGGAAGTGTACAAGTATGCCCAGCAGGGAATCCTCCTCCCGCTGGACGATCTCATCCGCGAATACGCGCCCAACCTCGCCAAGCTGATCTGGGAGGACATGCCGGAACTGGGGCGCATCTACACCGCCCCGGACGGCCACATCTACCATATCGCCCAGAACTACGACGGCGGCAACAAGGTAGAGGTCAAGGGGCTGCTCCTGCGCACCGACTGGCTGGACACCCTGGGGCTCGAACAGCCGGTGACGGCGGACGACTGGTATCATGTGCTCAAGGCCTTTAAAGAGGGCGATCCCAACGGCAACGGCCTGGCCGACGAGATCCCGATGACCGCGTTCAGCACCGGCAACGGCCTGGAGGAATACGGCTATCTCGCCACCGCATTCAACCTGGCGGCGCCCGTCACCAAGTACATCGACGTGGATGGGGTGGCCGTCAACCAATACGAGCAGCCCGGCTTCAAGGACTTCCTCTCCTTCCTCAACAAGCTCTACAGCGAAGGATTGCTCGACCCGCAGTACTCCACCGGAGACGAAGCGAAGCTGGACGCAATGTGCGCAAAGGACATCGTGGGGGCGAGCGCGCATTACGCCACGAAGACGGATCTCTGGGCGGGCACCGCGGCCAAGGCGGGCAATCCCAACAGCGCAAAGGCGGAGTACCATCTCATGCTCTCTCCGGCCAATCCGGACGGCAGCATCCGCATCATCAGCCGCGCGCTCACAGGCTTCTGCTACGGCATCACGCGTGATTGCAAGGACCCGATCAAGGCCATCAAGTGGCTCGACTACATCTACGGCTCCGACGAGGGACGCGATACGCTGCTGTACGGTCTGGAGGGGCTGACCTACACGCTGGACGCTGACGGAAACAAGGTCTGGATGGACAACATCGCAAACAATCCCGACGGCCTGAGCATCGCCACCGCGCTGCGCTCCGTCGGCGCGTTCCCGGCGCAGTTTACAAACCGCACGGTCGAATTTTATAAGATGATCGTCTCCAAGTCCGCCGCCGAAGAGGGGGAAATCTTGCAGAAATATATGATCCAGCCTTTCCCGCAGGTGATGGGCCTAGAGGACGAACTGGACCGTATCGCGTCTCTGAATGCGGACATCGAAACCTATGAAAACGAGATGATTCAAAAATTCGTCATGGGGCAGGTGCCGCTGACGGAATTCGATACCTTCATTCAAACGGTCAAGGCCATGGGCGGAGACGAGCTGACGCAGATCTATCAGGATCAGTTGGATCGTTATTATCAGAAGTAA
- a CDS encoding carbohydrate ABC transporter permease has product MKTVKLRRAPGAVLGDVLIYGVGILAVIVTLVPFLHVIAMSMSDPLLVARQEVFLLPKQIQWDAYRLVLENKVFWSNYGNTIWIVFFGTAVNIALTVALAYALSRREFFLRRTLMILVTFTMFFSGGLIPLFLMVSRLGLYNSRWAVILPYAISTYNLIVCRSFFEGIPESLMESARLDGANDLRILFSIVLPLSGAIVAVLVLFYAVGHWNSYFPAMLFISKPALQPVQVYLIRVLIQNSEALAEEGSAGYSRALVVEQLKYAVIIVTILPIVVLYPFLQKYFVQGVMIGAIKG; this is encoded by the coding sequence TTGAAAACCGTAAAACTCAGGCGTGCGCCGGGCGCGGTGCTGGGCGACGTGCTGATCTATGGCGTCGGCATTCTGGCCGTCATCGTCACGCTCGTGCCGTTCCTTCACGTGATCGCCATGTCGATGAGCGATCCGCTGCTCGTGGCCAGGCAGGAAGTCTTCCTCCTGCCCAAGCAGATCCAGTGGGACGCCTATCGATTGGTGCTGGAAAACAAGGTGTTCTGGAGCAACTACGGCAACACGATCTGGATCGTCTTCTTCGGTACGGCGGTCAACATCGCACTGACCGTCGCGCTGGCCTACGCGCTGTCGCGAAGAGAGTTTTTTCTGCGCCGCACGCTCATGATCCTTGTGACGTTCACCATGTTCTTTTCCGGCGGGCTCATCCCCCTCTTCCTCATGGTGAGCAGGCTGGGCCTCTACAACTCCCGCTGGGCGGTCATCCTGCCCTACGCCATCTCCACCTACAACCTGATCGTCTGCCGCTCCTTTTTTGAAGGGATTCCGGAGAGCCTGATGGAATCGGCCAGGCTGGACGGCGCAAACGACCTGCGCATTCTTTTTTCCATCGTTCTGCCGCTGTCGGGAGCAATCGTCGCGGTGCTCGTCCTCTTCTACGCGGTAGGCCATTGGAACAGCTATTTTCCCGCGATGCTCTTCATCTCCAAACCCGCCCTGCAGCCGGTTCAGGTATACCTCATTCGTGTGCTCATTCAAAACTCCGAGGCGCTCGCTGAGGAAGGTTCGGCCGGTTACTCGCGCGCGCTGGTGGTGGAACAGCTCAAGTACGCGGTCATCATCGTGACCATCCTGCCCATCGTCGTGCTCTATCCGTTCCTGCAAAAGTATTTTGTACAGGGCGTCATGATCGGCGCCATCAAGGGATGA
- the gdhA gene encoding NADP-specific glutamate dehydrogenase, translated as MSTYVQGVLETLKRRNPGEPEFHQAATEILESLAPVFERHPEFEAAGLLERFVEPERVVMFRVPWVDDAGRVQVNRGYRVQFNSAIGPYKGGLRLHPSVNLGVIKFLGFEQVLKNSLTGLPIGGGKGGSDFDPKGKSDREVMAFCQSFMTELYRHIGADVDVPAGDIGTGAREIGYLYGQYKRITGRYEGVLTGKGLTYGGSLARKEATGFGLCYLVEEMLRENGHEVAGKTVVVSGSGNVAIYAAEKISAMGGKVVAMSDSNGYIYDDKGVDLALIKEIKEVRRGRIREYVQEKKDARYVEGCRGIWTVPCQIALPCATQNELDLEGAKALIANGVVAVGEGANMPTTIEATDALRQAGVLFAPGKAANAGGVATSALEMSQNSQRLSWTFDEVDAKLKGIMVRIFHMADNAAKEYGMPGNYVMGANIAGFMKVAEAMMAQGVV; from the coding sequence ATGTCCACCTATGTACAGGGCGTCCTGGAAACGCTGAAGCGCCGCAACCCCGGCGAGCCGGAATTTCACCAGGCTGCTACGGAAATCCTTGAATCCCTCGCGCCCGTTTTTGAACGCCATCCTGAGTTCGAGGCGGCGGGGCTGCTCGAGCGCTTTGTCGAGCCGGAGCGCGTGGTGATGTTCCGCGTGCCGTGGGTGGACGACGCGGGCAGGGTGCAGGTCAACCGCGGCTACCGCGTGCAGTTCAACAGCGCGATCGGCCCCTACAAGGGCGGCCTCCGCCTGCATCCCTCGGTCAACCTGGGCGTCATCAAGTTCCTCGGCTTTGAGCAGGTACTCAAAAATTCCCTGACCGGCCTGCCTATTGGCGGCGGCAAGGGCGGCAGCGACTTCGATCCCAAGGGCAAGAGCGACCGCGAGGTCATGGCTTTCTGCCAGAGCTTTATGACGGAGCTGTACCGTCATATCGGCGCGGACGTGGATGTGCCCGCGGGCGACATCGGTACGGGCGCGCGGGAGATCGGCTACCTGTACGGCCAGTACAAGCGCATTACCGGCAGATACGAGGGCGTGCTCACGGGCAAGGGGCTCACCTACGGCGGATCGCTCGCGCGCAAGGAGGCGACGGGCTTCGGCCTGTGTTACCTGGTGGAGGAGATGCTGCGCGAAAACGGTCACGAGGTGGCGGGCAAGACGGTCGTCGTCTCCGGCTCCGGCAACGTAGCGATCTACGCGGCGGAGAAGATTTCCGCGATGGGCGGCAAGGTCGTCGCGATGAGCGATTCCAACGGCTACATCTACGACGACAAGGGTGTGGATCTCGCGCTCATAAAGGAAATCAAGGAGGTGCGGCGCGGCCGTATCCGCGAATACGTTCAGGAAAAGAAGGATGCGCGCTATGTCGAGGGCTGCCGCGGCATCTGGACGGTTCCCTGCCAGATTGCGCTGCCCTGCGCGACGCAGAACGAGCTGGATCTGGAGGGCGCGAAGGCGCTGATCGCGAACGGCGTTGTCGCCGTGGGAGAGGGCGCAAACATGCCCACCACCATCGAAGCGACGGATGCCCTGCGGCAGGCGGGCGTTCTGTTCGCGCCGGGCAAGGCGGCAAACGCGGGCGGCGTCGCGACGAGCGCACTTGAAATGAGCCAGAACAGCCAGCGTCTCTCCTGGACGTTTGATGAGGTAGACGCAAAGCTGAAGGGCATCATGGTCCGTATCTTTCACATGGCGGACAACGCCGCCAAGGAGTACGGCATGCCCGGCAATTACGTCATGGGCGCAAACATCGCGGGCTTCATGAAGGTGGCCGAAGCGATGATGGCACAGGGCGTCGTCTGA